One region of Juglans regia cultivar Chandler chromosome 4, Walnut 2.0, whole genome shotgun sequence genomic DNA includes:
- the LOC118348233 gene encoding uncharacterized protein LOC118348233, with product MASAVLSASYISSQLSTIETLTENNYVRWKRDVEIALGLFGLDFVLEEQPSKPTDKSIAEYVTEYQKWDRANRFCLNIIKCFISDSIMGAIPDNNNAKQFLGAIGQRFVEFDKAETGDLVDRLMSMKYDGSSGVREYIMKMIHISSKLKALKILIAEPFLVYHVLNSLPNQFNQLNVAYNAQRDK from the exons ATGGCTTCCGCAG TTTTGAGTGCCTCCTATATTTCAAGTCAATTATCTACTATTGAAACTTTGACTGAGAATAATTATGTGAGATGGAAACGAGACGTAGAAATTGCTCTTGGTCTTTTTGGATTGGATTTTGTCCTGGAGGAGCAACCATCAAAACCTACTGACAAGAGCATTGCTGAATATGTGACTGAATATCAAAAGTGGGATAGGGCAAATAGGTTTTGTTTAAATATCATCAAATGTTTTATATCAGATTCTATTATGGGAGCTATTCCGGACAATAATAATGCTAAGCAATTTTTGGGTGCCATTGGACAAAGGTTTGTTGAATTCGATAAAGCTGAAACTGGAGACCTGGTGGATAGACTGAtgagtatgaaatatgatggttcTAGTGGAGTAAGGGAGTacattatgaaaatgatacatatatccTCTAAGCTAAAAGCcctcaaaattctcattgctgAACCTTTTCTAGTTTATCATGTTCTTAACAGTCTTCCTAACCAGTTTAATCAGCTAAATGTAGCTTACAATGCTCAGCGagataaatga
- the LOC109015183 gene encoding probable mediator of RNA polymerase II transcription subunit 26b, producing the protein MAKKPGSLEYWRNYFRTANSDIFDIIDHAIMVASSDCPKEFRLRRDRIAERLFSCRLTRCSGCDRVELAVPGSEEEKEDDDDGNCKNSGFGRDGCAFEAGASKESKVNSSRDDQGEMNMNQVSTYSYGEAEALTDEIEEESRIVGEVLRIKEILYSSEEESDSILFESLRRLQLMALTMDTLKATEIGKAVNRLRKHASKQIRHLARTLIDGWKDMVDEWVSATAPAVEGIGAVSGSGGTPDSVNPSVVDEYEGLPSPPLDGLFFATQPTSIELSQFFDGMDDDGNPRNSGEFSKNRDYGRKPMQECQNNTKRKQQTPNVANVLAKDNKSHQVKKQEVVLKPNKPSNTDYGPGRPPKISTEQMVSDETKSKLKSDKVTIQKRPVTGQQDKFKCSDEVAVQVKLEATKRKLQERYQQAENAKRQRTIQVMELHDLPKQGLGHRNPHVKPGNQNRHWSHGRR; encoded by the exons ATGGCGAAGAAACCCGGGTCCTTGGAATACTGGAGGAATTACTTTCGGACTGCGAATTCTGACATTTTCGACATAATCGACCATGCGATCATGGTGGCGTCTTCGGATTGCCCCAAGGAGTTCAGGTTGCGGAGAGATCGAATCGCCGAGAGGCTTTTCTCGTGCAGATTGACGCGGTGTTCGGGTTGCGACCGGGTCGAGTTGGCGGTGCCCGGTagtgaagaagaaaaggaagatgatgatgatggaaatTGTAAGAATAGCGGGTTTGGTAGAGATGGGTGTGCTTTTGAGGCTGGGGCTAGCAAGGAGAGCAAGGTGAATAGCAGTAGAGATGATCAAGGAGAGATGAACATGAACCAGGTTAGCACTTACAGCTATGGAGAAGCTGAGGCATTGACTGATGAGATCGAGGAAGAGTCTCGGATTGTTGGTGAGGTCTTGAGGATCAAAGAGATTCTTTATAGCAGTGAAGAAGAG TCTGATTCAATCTTGTTTGAATCGTTGAGGAGGCTTCAGTTGATGGCTCTGACCATGGATACTCTGAAG GCAACTGAGATAGGAAAGGCTGTCAATAGGCTTCGGAAGCATGCATCAAAGCAGATTCGTCACCTTGCACGGACTCTTATCGA TGGTTGGAAAGACATGGTAGATGAATGGGTCAGTGCTACAGCTCCAGCTGTCGAGGGTATTGGAGCTGTGTCGG GTTCGGGAGGTACCCCGGATTCTGTAAATCCGTCTGTTGTCGACGAATATGAGGGTCTTCCATCTCCTCCTCTGGATGGACTTTTCTTTGCTACTCAACCCACTTCAATAGAGCTCTCACAG TTCTTTGATGGCATGGATGATGATGGAA ATCCTCGAAACAGTGGGGAATTCAGCAAGAATCGTGATTATGGAAGAAAACCAATGCAAGAGTGTCAAAATAATACAAAGCGGAAACAGCAGACACCCAATGTAGCAAATGTGCTGGCCAAGGACAACAAGAGTCATCAAGTGAAGAAACAGGAAGTCGTCCTGAAGCCAAATAAGCCTTCAAACACTGATTATGGGCCTGGAAGACCTCCCAAAATAAGTACAGAGCAAATGGTCAGTGATGAGACAAAGTCCAAGCTAAAATCTGATAAGGTTACTATCCAGAAGAGGCCAGTGACTGGTCAGCAGGAT AAATTCAAGTGTTCAGATGAGGTTGCAGTCCAAGTGAAACTTGAAGCTACAAAGAGGAAACTTCAGGAGCGTTATCAACAAGCTGAGAATG CTAAGAGGCAGCGGACGATACAGGTTATGGAGTTGCATGATCTACCTAAGCAGGGGCTTGGCCATAGAAATCCACATGTAAAGCCCGGGAACCAAAACCGGCATTGGTCACATGGACGACGCTAG
- the LOC108979720 gene encoding putative SWI/SNF-related matrix-associated actin-dependent regulator of chromatin subfamily A member 3-like 1: MEDEDPVTLFLSLDNWQEPQPDPDDLLLSHDSQSQSSTETYMVGFVIANIVGIQYYSGTITGREMVGLVRESLNPYDSNAIKVLNTRSVQVGHIERSVAAVLSPMIDSRMIIVEAIVPNTRAAGNRHRIPCQIHIFSRVEAIETVKSSISRGGLHLISDSDASFTLSEAMVVKEKKKDGNEFKSVDEIFKLVDENVNKKGALEALEPPKDVIKSELFVHQKEGLGWLVHRENSDELPPFWEEKDGSYVNVLTNYHTVMRPEPLRGGIFADDMGLGKTLTLLSLIAFDKCGSTPASAFHSASVDVENLDEMGDEDGGNKGKRGRTGKKSCAGSRKKRKIDEARLDGHVKGKSVRLCDKSSSAFESKTTLIVCPPSVFSTWVTQLGEHTRPGKLKVYMYYGDRTNEVEELKTYDIVLTTYSTLATEHHWSNSPMKKVEWWRVILDEAHLIKNVNAKQSRAVTDLMAKRRWVVTGTPIQNGSFDLFSLMAFLRFEPFSIKSYWQSLVQRPLAQGNQKGLSRLQVLMATISLRRTKEKGLIGLPPKTIETCYVELSREERELYDKMEGEAQSVFRDYVDAGSLMRNYSAVLSILLRLRQICIDLALCPSDLKTLLPSHSIEDVSNDPELLKKMVEVLQDGEDFDCPICISPPTNIVITRCAHVYCHACILRTLHHKSCCPLCRRPLTQSDLFSAPPEASDSDDSQVSSSKTTTSSKVSTLLKLLVESRDQNPATKSVIFSQFRKMLLLLETPLKAAGFKILRLDGSMNAKKRAQIIKEFGVPGEDGPTVLLASLKASGTGINLTAASRVYLLEPWWNPAVEDQAMDRVHRIGQEEKVKIVRLIARNSIEERILELQEKKKKLAREAFGGRGPKDRREIGLEDLRTLMSL, encoded by the exons ATGGAAGACGAAGACCCAGTAACACTTTTCTTGAGTCTTGATAACTGGCAAGAACCCCAGCCGGACCCAGACGACCTTTTACTCTCCCATGATTCGCAGTCCCAATCTTCCACCGAAACCTACATGGTCGGCTTCGTAATCGCCAATATAGTGGGAATCCAATACTACTCCGGCACCATCACTGGCCGCGAGATGGTGGGTCTTGTCCGCGAGTCCCTCAACCCCTACGACTCTAATGCCATCAAGGTCCTCAACACCCGCTCCGTCCAAGTCGGCCACATCGAGCGCTCCGTCGCGGCCGTTCTATCGCCCATGATAGACTCTCGTATGATTATTGTCGAAGCCATCGTGCCTAATACTCGTGCGGCTGGTAATAGGCACAGGATTCCTTGTCAAATTCATATATTCTCCAGAGTTGAGGCGATCGAGACCGTTAAATCGTCGATTTCGCGTGGTGGGTTGCACTTGATTTCTGATTCCGACGCGTCGTTTACACTATCCGAGGCCATGGTggtgaaggagaagaagaaggatgggaaTGAATTCAAGAGTGTAGATGAGATTTTCAAACTTGTTGATGAGAATGTGAACAAGAAGGGTGCGCTGGAAGCGTTGGAGCCGCCTAAAGACGTGATTAAATCGGAGCTCTTTGTGCATCAGAAGGAGGGGCTGGGGTGGTTGGTTCATAGGGAAAATTCTGATGAATTACCACCCTTTTGGGAGGAGAAAGACGGGTCTTATGTGAATGTTTTGACCAATTACCATACTGTTATGCGGCCGGAGCCTTTGCGAGGTGGGATTTTTGCAGACGACATGGGGTTGGGTAAGACTCTAACTTTGCTATCTTTGATTGCTTTTGATAAATGTGGTAGTACCCCTGCTTCTGCATTTCATAGTGCTAGTGTAGATGTAGAAAACTTAGATGAAATGGGTGACGAGGATGGTGGTAATAAGGGTAAGAGGGGAAGAACTGGTAAGAAGAGTTGTGCCGGGTCGAGGAAAAAACGCAAAATTGATGAGGCGAGATTGGATGGCCATGTGAAAGGAAAGTCTGTTCGTCTTTGTGACAAGTCTTCCAGTGCTTTTGAAAGCAAGACAACTCTGATTGTGTGCCCACCTTCCGTGTTTTCAACATGGGTAACTCAACTAGGAGAGCATACTAGACCTGGAAAGTTGAAGGTGTACATGTACTATGGGGATCGGACAAATGAGGTTGAGGAGCTCAAAACTTATGATATAGTGTTGACAACATATAGTACCTTGGCTACCGAACATCATTGGTCAAACTCCCCTATGAAGAAGGTTGAGTGGTGGAGAGTCATTTTAGATGAGGCACACTTGATAAAGAACGTGAATGCCAAACAAAGTCGAGCAGTCACCGATTTGATGGCTAAGCGGAGGTGGGTTGTTACAGGAACGCCAATTCAGAATGGCtcatttgatttgttttctttgatggCATTCCTGAGGTTTGAGCCATTTTCAATTAAGAGTTATTGGCAAAGTTTGGTACAGCGTCCACTTGCTCAGGGAAACCAAAAAGGCCTTTCACGTCTGCAG GTTCTAATGGCAACCATTTCTTTGCGAAGAACAAAAGAGAAGGGACTGATTGGGTTGCCACCAAAAACTATAGAGACTTGTTATGTGGAGCTTTCTAGAGAAGAACGTGAACTGTATGATAAGATGGAAGGGGAAGCTCAAAGTGTTTTCCGGGATTATGTTGATGCTGGTAGTCTAATGCGCAACTACTCAGCGGTGCTTAGTATACTCCTCCGACTTCGCCAGATATGTATTGATTTGGCCCTCTGCCCCTCTGATCTCAAAACACTACTTCCTTCCCACAGTATTGAAG ATGTATCCAATGACCCCGAGTTGTTGAAAAAGATGGTTGAGGTGCTACAAGATGGTGAAGATTTTGACTGTCCAATATGCATTTCACCACCAACTAATATTGTTATTACACGCTGTGCTCACGTTTATTGCCACGCGTGTATTTTGAGAACTCTTCATCACAAATCCTGCTGCCCTCTTTGTCGTCGTCCCTTGACACAGTCTGACCTGTTCTCAGCCCCTCCAGAAGCTTCTGACAGTGATGACAGTCAAGTATCCTCTTCAAAAACAACCACATCTTCCAAAGTGTCTACTCTTTTAAAACTTCTTGTGGAATCAAGGGATCAAAACCCAGCTACAAAATCAGTAATATTTTCGCAGTTCCGTAAGATGTTGTTATTACTTGAAACACCACTAAAAGCTGCTGGCTTCAAGATTTTGCGCTTAGATGGATCTATGAATGCAAAGAAAAGGGCTCagataattaaagaatttggaGTCCCTGGAGAGGATGGGCCCACAGTATTACTTGCTAGTCTCAAGGCTTCAGGAACAGGTATTAACCTCACAGCTGCTTCTAGAGTCTACTTATTGGAGCCATGGTGGAACCCGGCAGTCGAGGATCAGGCAATGGATCGGGTCCACCGGATCGGGCAAGAGGAGAAGGTGAAGATTGTGAGGTTGATTGCTCGAAACAGCATCGAAGAGAGGATATTAGAGTtgcaagagaagaagaagaaactagCAAGGGAAGCTTTTGGAGGTAGGGGGCCAAAGGATAGGAGGGAGATTGGTTTAGAAGATCTTCGTACCCTAATGTCTCTGTGA
- the LOC108979718 gene encoding mitotic-spindle organizing protein 1A-like: protein MDPDAARTARESLDLAFHMSNLLDTGLDRHTLSVLIALCDLGLNPEALAALVKELRREPHASSLPATSTAPSSIS from the coding sequence ATGGATCCGGATGCCGCACGGACGGCTAGGGAGTCACTGGACCTGGCATTTCATATGTCGAACCTTCTTGACACGGGGCTCGACCGCCATACCCTCTCCGTCCTCATTGCTCTCTGCGACCTGGGTCTCAACCCCGAGGCACTCGCTGCCCTCGTCAAGGAACTCCGAAGAGAGCCCCACGCCTCTTCCCTGCCTGCAACATCTACTGCTCCTTCTTCTATTTCCTGA
- the LOC108979719 gene encoding serine carboxypeptidase-like 45 — MGQKSWIIMGTIYATLLQVFLALNSVAGDDKVVSLPGQPEVSFQQYAGYMTIDEKQQRALFYYFVEAETEPASKPLVLWLNGGPGCSSVGAGAFCEHGPFKPSGDILVRNDYSWNKEANMLYLESPAGVGFSYSANKSFYDSVNDELTAQENIVFLEQWFKKFPEYKNRDFFITGESYAGHYVPQLAQLIIKSQVKFNLKGIAIGNPLLEFNTDFNSRAEFLWSHGLISDSTYQSFTSVCNYSQIRRQVTYGSLTPVCADVNSKVSREIGKYIDTYDVSLDVCLPAVHSQSQVLNQLQDTPKIDVCVEDETDTYLNRKDVQEAFHARLIGVTRWSFCSDVVKYNMQNLEVPTVPILGELVKSGIRVLVYSGDQDSVIPLLGTRMIVDGLAKGLGLNTVVPYRSWFAGRQVAGWTQVYGDILTFATIRGASHEAPFSQPKRSLVLFSGFLSGKPLLEAL; from the exons ATGGGACAGAAATCATGGATCATAATGGGAACGATCTATGCAACTCTTTTGCAAGTGTTCTTGGCACTGAACTCAGTTGCAGGAGATGATAAAGTCGTCAGCTTGCCAGGGCAGCCAGAGGTTAGTTTCCAGCAGTATGCAGGATACATGACCATTGATGAAAAGCAGCAGAGAGCTCTCTTTTACTACTTTGTTGAAGCAGAAACAGAGCCAGCTTCCAAGCCTCTAGTTCTTTGGTTGAACGGAG GTCCTGGTTGTTCTTCGGTTGGGGCTGGAGCATTTTGCGAGCATGGGCCCTTTAAACCAAGTGGAGACATTCTGGTTAGAAACGATTATAGCTGGAATAAAG aAGCAAACATGTTATACCTGGAATCACCCGCAGGAGTTGGATTCTCGTACTCTGCTAATAAATCTTTCTACGACTCGGTGAACGATGAACTGACAG cCCAAGAAAACATTGTCTTTCTGGAACAATGGTTTAAAAAATTCCCAGAGTAcaaaaatagagattttttcATCACAGGGGAGAGCTATGCAg GCCACTATGTTCCACAACTGGCACAACTCATTATTAAATCTCAAGTGAAGTTCAATCTCAAGGGCATAGCT ATAGGGAATCCTCTCCTGGAGTTCAACACTGATTTTAACTCCCGTGCTGAGTTCTTATGGTCACACGGATTAATATCAGATTCAACTTATCAAAGTTTCACTTCAGTTTGTAATTACTCTCAAATCAGAAGACAGGTGACATATGGGTCTCTCACCCCTGTTTGCGCAGATGTTAATAGCAAAGTTTCAAGAGAAATTGGTAAATATATCGACACCTATGATGTTAGTCTTGATGTCTGTCTACCGGCAGTTCATTCACAATCCCAGGTGTTGAATCAACTG CAAGATACACCTAAAATAGATGTCTGTGTGGAAGATGAAACAGATACATACTTGAACAGGAAAGATGTACAGGAGGCTTTCCATGCTCGGCTTATTGGAGTCACCAGATGGAGTTTTTGCAGCGA CGTCGTcaaatataacatgcaaaatcTAGAAGTACCTACCGTCCCTATTCTGGGTGAACTTGTCAAGTCCGGCATCCGGGTCTTGGTATACAG TGGCGACCAAGATTCTGTTATCCCACTTCTTGGCACCCGGATGATAGTAGATGGATTGGCTAAGGGTTTGGGACTGAACACAGTTGTGCCTTACAGATCCTGGTTTGCAGGAAGACAG GTTGCTGGATGGACACAAGTATATGGTGATATCTTAACTTTTGCAACCATTAGAGGAGCATCTCATGAAGCTCCATTTTCACAGCCAAAGAGATCACTTGTGCTATTTAGTGGATTTTTGTCAGGAAAGCCATTGCTAGAAGCACTCTAA